A section of the Thermoplasmata archaeon genome encodes:
- a CDS encoding 50S ribosomal protein L44e codes for MKMPQRIRGYCPFCNKHVELEVERVKNRPRSELRAGQRRFRRVTAGYGGFPRPKPEGREKPTKRIHLRFRCRECKKAHQRPGIRAKKFELVEVHK; via the coding sequence ATGAAGATGCCCCAGCGTATCCGCGGTTACTGTCCGTTCTGCAACAAGCACGTCGAGCTGGAGGTCGAGCGGGTGAAGAACCGCCCGCGCTCGGAACTCCGCGCGGGCCAGCGCCGGTTCCGGCGGGTGACGGCGGGGTACGGGGGCTTCCCGCGTCCGAAGCCCGAGGGCCGCGAGAAGCCGACGAAACGGATCCATCTGCGCTTCCGATGCCGGGAGTGCAAGAAGGCCCACCAGCGGCCCGGCATCCGCGCGAAGAAGTTCGAGCTCGTGGAGGTGCACAAGTGA
- a CDS encoding 30S ribosomal protein S27e yields the protein MIPKPTSRFLRVKCEDCGNEQVVFDRAASVVLCQVCGATVAKPTGGKAAIRGEILGVHE from the coding sequence GTGATCCCGAAGCCCACGAGCCGGTTCCTCCGGGTCAAGTGCGAGGATTGCGGCAACGAGCAGGTCGTGTTCGACCGGGCGGCGAGCGTCGTCCTGTGCCAGGTATGCGGCGCCACGGTCGCGAAGCCGACGGGCGGGAAGGCCGCGATCCGAGGCGAGATCCTGGGGGTACACGAGTAA